The genome window AGATTAGGCTGGTGGGTGACGACGATACGTGTCTGTTGTTTGGCTTGAGTAATAAGGTCAATCACGGAGGCTGTATTGATGTTATCAAGGCTTGCTGTTGGTTCATCCATTAAAATGATATTAGGATGCTGTAGAATCAATCTTGCAATACACAGCCGTTGTCTTTGTCCTCCAGAAAGTAACATACCGCCAGAACCAACCTCTTTTTCTAAGAACGTATGATTGGCAGTGAAATTAAGTTGTGTCAGTAATGCACTGATTACCCGGTCATCAATATTATTATCATCAAGTACCAAATTTTGGCGTACGCTACCGCAAAATAAACGGCTATCTTGTAGTAAGACTCCCCGGTGAGCACACAACACCTCTTGTGATAGGTTTTTAATATTTTTATTACCGTAGTTCACACTGCCATATGTTGGGTCTTGTAAGCGAGCGAGTAAGCTTAATAATGTACTTTTTCCTGCTCCTGATGGCCCTACAATGGCGGTAAGTGTATGTTCCTTAAAGCTAAGACCTATGTTTTGTAAAATGCATTTTTTATTGTCACTGTAAAATGATAACTGTTCACAGCTAACGCTATCGATAGTGGGTGTTGATGAACGATAAGGAAATGTTAATACCGGAGCCTGCAAGGCTATTTCGATTCGTTGAATTGCTTTTTTCATTTGTCTAATTGATTGATCTAAATGAGAAAGTAACCACATAGGTTCAATTAAGCGCGCTAATAAAACTAACCCTGCTAGCCACATATTTAATGGCATCTTTGCATGATCAACTAAATAAATACCGAACCCAAAGAGCGTAATAAACGCGGTTTGTACCATTAATGAAAATAATAAGTGAAATGGCAAGCTTCTTCGTTGTAGCTGTCTCTGAGTTTGATATTGGGATGCTAAGGCAAATTTGGGATGCAGCTGCTCATAATGGGTATTTGAGCGACGAATCAATGGCTGGTGGAGCGCATATTGGTTGAGTGCACTCATTGCTTGTTGTTCTGATTCATGAGCTGCTCGTTCAAAAAAGGCAATTTTTCTGGCAGATAAGCGTAAAGAGACTAATAACAAAAGGAGTATAAACAGTAAAATAGCGCCAAATGCACCTTGATAGACTAACATTCCAATCACGATAGTACAGGGCGTGACTAACCCATTAATAATAGGATGGAGTAAATGTGCGGGTACAGACATAACCTGTGATACAGGTCCTGAAATTAATTGGTTGCTGTTTGAAATGGGTTGCAATGAAAGCGGCAGATGGCGAATAAGTGCCGTAGCAAGATAGCGCATCACCAATCCCCCTGCAACATAGCCTTTCTGGGTGGCTATAAATGTTACGGCGAGTGTTGTTAAGCTAGAAAGAGTGAATAGTATTAATGGCATAGTGGTATCAAGGTGCCAATCTAAAATAACAACAAATAAAAATAACCCGCTAATTCCCTCTAAAACAGCGCTTAGGGTCATCCAAAATATAGCATTACGTACGGTGCACAATAAGCGTTTAAGCACAGTTCTCCTCCAATGCACGTAAAAGTTGCTGATAGGGTTCTGAATGTATTGAAAGTTGTTGATGCGAGCCTTGTGCGATTAATTTTCCGTTGTCTAACAATAATATGCGGTCTGCGAGATTCAAGCCGTTTAAGTCATGGGTAATAAGTACACAAGTTCGCGGCTCGCTATACAATAAATTAAGCACCCGCTGTGCATTTCGAGGGTCAAGTGCGGATGTCGGTTCATCAAGCAGCAATAAAGGCGCTGGTGATAGCAATGCTCGTGCAATCGCGAGGCGTAGAGCCTCTCCACCGGACAACACCATATCTTGCTCTATTACGGCATCCAGCCCTTTAGGTTGTTGTTTTATCAGTGATAATAAGTTGAGCTCACCAAGGTAACGGTACATATCATCTTCAGTGGAGTTAGGGGCAAATAGCTGTAGATTTTCACGCACAGAACAAGGCAGAGGCGGGGTGCTTTGCATGACGATGGAAACCGTACGGTTCAAACTAGTTAATGATAGCAGTGGTAATGGAACCGAGTTAAAGAGGACATTTCCCTCTGTTGGGTCTAAAAAGCGCGCCATAAGTTGTATTAAGGTGCTTTTTCCCGCTCCAGACGTTCCGACAATAGCAATAAATTCGTTGGGGGCTACGGTGATATTAATATTCGATAATATTGAGTTATCACCTATTTTAACGTCAACTTGGACAAGTTTGAGCTCACCTTGGGATGGGGTAATTTCCTTTTCTCCGTAATGCATATCCGGTTCAGCTAGAAGTTGGCGAATACGTTCTGATGCGCTAACAGCAAGGTTCAAGGCGTCTGCACCATGCCCCATTGCAGCAACGGGGGCAGCAATACTACTAATTAATAGAATGAATAAAATGATTTGAGCGAGAGGTACGGGCTCAGAGAGTAATGAAACCCCAAAAATAACCCATAATGACAGCAATGTGCTGCTGATACCGACTTGAGTCAGTGAGCTCAAGGCGCCTATTTTACTTATCCATCGCTTAAAGGCGATTTCAAATTGGTATAACGCTTGTGATGTTTTTTTTTGAATGGATTGATTGGGATATTGCCTTGCCTGTAGCGGGTTATCTGCAAGTTCAGCATATTGTTCATACAGGGCACTCATTGTCCGGTTACGTGAGGTATATAGCGCCTGATAACGTATAGAACGCATTTGTTTAAATAAAAAAACCGAGGTGATTAATGGCATTAAGCAAAAAATGGTGAGTAGTGCATTTTGCCATAATAAAATGAGAGCTGCTGTTATTG of Providencia rettgeri contains these proteins:
- a CDS encoding Putative multidrug export ATP-binding/permease protein SAV1866, with protein sequence MYRALWELLRPYRFTLLFALILQAIAGLCSLIPLIAISQIANASVHQYYEWVVIASIGGVSWLICQTFALYLTHQTDNHLCHQLRLQLLDKVEKLPLNHFAQHGRDGFLQIADRDVRWLHQLTAHAPADITKLIIVPITAALILLWQNALLTIFCLMPLITSVFLFKQMRSIRYQALYTSRNRTMSALYEQYAELADNPLQARQYPNQSIQKKTSQALYQFEIAFKRWISKIGALSSLTQVGISSTLLSLWVIFGVSLLSEPVPLAQIILFILLISSIAAPVAAMGHGADALNLAVSASERIRQLLAEPDMHYGEKEITPSQGELKLVQVDVKIGDNSILSNINITVAPNEFIAIVGTSGAGKSTLIQLMARFLDPTEGNVLFNSVPLPLLSLTSLNRTVSIVMQSTPPLPCSVRENLQLFAPNSTEDDMYRYLGELNLLSLIKQQPKGLDAVIEQDMVLSGGEALRLAIARALLSPAPLLLLDEPTSALDPRNAQRVLNLLYSEPRTCVLITHDLNGLNLADRILLLDNGKLIAQGSHQQLSIHSEPYQQLLRALEENCA
- the bmrA gene encoding Multidrug resistance ABC transporter ATP-binding/permease protein BmrA, encoding MLKRLLCTVRNAIFWMTLSAVLEGISGLFLFVVILDWHLDTTMPLILFTLSSLTTLAVTFIATQKGYVAGGLVMRYLATALIRHLPLSLQPISNSNQLISGPVSQVMSVPAHLLHPIINGLVTPCTIVIGMLVYQGAFGAILLFILLLLLVSLRLSARKIAFFERAAHESEQQAMSALNQYALHQPLIRRSNTHYEQLHPKFALASQYQTQRQLQRRSLPFHLLFSLMVQTAFITLFGFGIYLVDHAKMPLNMWLAGLVLLARLIEPMWLLSHLDQSIRQMKKAIQRIEIALQAPVLTFPYRSSTPTIDSVSCEQLSFYSDNKKCILQNIGLSFKEHTLTAIVGPSGAGKSTLLSLLARLQDPTYGSVNYGNKNIKNLSQEVLCAHRGVLLQDSRLFCGSVRQNLVLDDNNIDDRVISALLTQLNFTANHTFLEKEVGSGGMLLSGGQRQRLCIARLILQHPNIILMDEPTASLDNINTASVIDLITQAKQQTRIVVTHQPNLARQADEIVYMEKGKIIAQGTHLELMANIPWYQQFIQQTPKT